Proteins co-encoded in one Medicago truncatula cultivar Jemalong A17 chromosome 8, MtrunA17r5.0-ANR, whole genome shotgun sequence genomic window:
- the LOC120577487 gene encoding protein MAIN-LIKE 1-like: MIDHGLICAFVERWHEETSSFHLPFGEMTVTLDDVAYLLHLPIDGMFLSHGFISRDQAMEWIELYLGSDPVDALLEVTKTKGAYCRFGYLQRIFKDRLKEQLALDIEYGGVTEENVVDVVYHMYFRDLDLVAGYSWGAAALAHLYRELNNATRWNCSQVAGYLTLLQAWVYQHFQGMGSKDAWVGYWEDWYPRAMLFLPLSGLGTPDNYINHLDALDLTRVVMAPYGEHCATSQFERVSLYSGWIRYGDRMVRYLPERVLRQFGRVQTIPRHPVESAPPDLNLAEISNRFQRALDYALTPEKLGQCAVHCVEAEGGYIEWFYHHSHPHMILPDMPVQVSRPLEHEVLDARAA, from the exons ATGATTGACCACGGTCTCATTTGTGCATTTGTGGAGAGGTGGCACGAGGAGACTTCGAGCTTCCACCTTCCGTTTGGGGAGATGACAGTGacacttgatgatgtggcctaTTTGCTGCATCTCCCCATTGACGGCATGTTCCTGTCCCATGGGTTCATATCACGGGACCAGGCGATGGAATGGATAGAGTTGTACTTGGGGTCTGATCCGGTTGATGCTCTTCTTGAGGTGACGAAGACCAAAGGTGCATATTGCCGATTTGGCTACTTGCAGAGGATTTTCAAGGACCGTTTGAAGGAGCAGTTGGCGTTGGATATTGAGTATGGTGGTGTGACCGAGGAG AATGTTGTGGATGTTGTCTACCACATGTACTTTAGAGACCTTGATCTTGTTGCTGGTTATTCATGGGGAGCTGCGGCACTAGCTCACTTGTATAGGGAGCTCAACAATGCTACACGTTGGAACTGCAGTCAGGTGGCAGGATACCTGACTTTGTTGCAg GCTTGGGTGTATCAGCACTTCCAAGGTATGGGAAGCAAGGATGCCTGGGTAGGATATTGGGAGGATTGGTATCCACGCGCGATGCTTTTTTTACCACTGTCTGGTTTGGGCACACCAGACAACTACATAAACCATCTGGATGCGCTGGATTTGACGAGGGTTGTCATGGCCCCATATGGAGAGCACTGTGCGACAAGTCAGTTTGAGCGGGTCAGCCTTTACTCTGGATGGATAAGATACGGAGACCGCATGGTGAGATATCTGCCAGAGCGGGTGCTTCGTCAGTTTGGGAGGGTTCAGACCATACCGAGACATCCTGTTGAGAGTGCACCTCCTGATCTTAATTTAGCGGAGATCTCAAACCGCTTTCAGCGTGCACTTGATTATGCGTTGACACCTGAGAAGTTGGGGCAGTGTGCAGTTCATTGTGTGGAGGCAGAAGGTGGATACATAGAGTGGTTTTATCACCATTCTCATCCCCACATGATTCTTCCTGACATGCCGGTACAAGTGTCGAGGCCACTAGAGCATGAGGTCCTTGATGCGCGAGCTGCTTAG